From the Phoenix dactylifera cultivar Barhee BC4 chromosome 10, palm_55x_up_171113_PBpolish2nd_filt_p, whole genome shotgun sequence genome, one window contains:
- the LOC103703107 gene encoding cysteine and histidine-rich domain-containing protein RAR1-like isoform X1 yields the protein MEKVGSVRCQRIACDAMFTEDSNVEGSCRYHDSGPIFHDGMKEWSCCRQKSHDFSLFLAIPGCKTGKHTTEKPVTKIVSANPQKAVPLPSAAQNKKPVDSCSRCRQGFFCSDHGSQGRPSRPSVVTAKKDDHVEKAAAPPVKKIVDLNEPQICRNKGCGKTFKEKDNYETACEYHPGPAIFHDRSRGWKCCDIHAKEFDEFLNIPPCTKGWHNADAA from the exons ATGGAGAAGGTCGGCTCCGTTCGATGCCAGAGGATTGCATGTGACGCCATGTTCACTGAGGACAGCAACGTGGAGGGCTCCTGCCGCTATCACGATTCC GGA CCTATATTTCATGATGGTATGAAAGAATGGAGCTGTTGCAGGCAAAAAAGTCATGATTTTAGCTTATTTTTGGCTATCCCTGG TTGTAAGACAGGGAAACATACTACTGAGAAACCAGTTACCAAGATTGTATCTGCAAACCCCCAGAAGGCGGTGCCACTTCCATCTGCTGCTCAAAATAAAAAACCTGTCGATTCTTGTTCGAGGTGCCGCCAAGGCTTTTTCTGCTCTGATCATG GTTCGCAGGGCAGACCTTCAAGACCATCTGTAGTCACTGCTAAGAAAGATGATCATGTTGAGAAGGCTGCTGCTCCCCCAGTCAAGAAGATAGTCGATCTGAATGAGCCCCAGATTTGCAGGAATAAGGGATGCGGCAAAACCTTTAAAGAGAAGGATAACTATGAAACTGCATGCGAGTACCATCCAGGTCCAGCAATTTTTCATGACAGGTCGAGAGGG TGGAAATGCTGCGACATTCATGCAAAGGAGTTTGATGAGTTCTTGAACATACCTCCATGCACAAAGGGATGGCACAATGCTGATGCAGCTTGA
- the LOC103703107 gene encoding cysteine and histidine-rich domain-containing protein RAR1-like isoform X2, with product MEKVGSVRCQRIACDAMFTEDSNVEGSCRYHDSGVSQISHLLVLFLQNINKFLICKTGKHTTEKPVTKIVSANPQKAVPLPSAAQNKKPVDSCSRCRQGFFCSDHGSQGRPSRPSVVTAKKDDHVEKAAAPPVKKIVDLNEPQICRNKGCGKTFKEKDNYETACEYHPGPAIFHDRSRGWKCCDIHAKEFDEFLNIPPCTKGWHNADAA from the exons ATGGAGAAGGTCGGCTCCGTTCGATGCCAGAGGATTGCATGTGACGCCATGTTCACTGAGGACAGCAACGTGGAGGGCTCCTGCCGCTATCACGATTCC GGAGTAAGTCAAATTTCACATTTGCTGGTATTGTTTTTGCAAAACATCAACAAGTTCCTAAT TTGTAAGACAGGGAAACATACTACTGAGAAACCAGTTACCAAGATTGTATCTGCAAACCCCCAGAAGGCGGTGCCACTTCCATCTGCTGCTCAAAATAAAAAACCTGTCGATTCTTGTTCGAGGTGCCGCCAAGGCTTTTTCTGCTCTGATCATG GTTCGCAGGGCAGACCTTCAAGACCATCTGTAGTCACTGCTAAGAAAGATGATCATGTTGAGAAGGCTGCTGCTCCCCCAGTCAAGAAGATAGTCGATCTGAATGAGCCCCAGATTTGCAGGAATAAGGGATGCGGCAAAACCTTTAAAGAGAAGGATAACTATGAAACTGCATGCGAGTACCATCCAGGTCCAGCAATTTTTCATGACAGGTCGAGAGGG TGGAAATGCTGCGACATTCATGCAAAGGAGTTTGATGAGTTCTTGAACATACCTCCATGCACAAAGGGATGGCACAATGCTGATGCAGCTTGA
- the LOC103703106 gene encoding capsanthin/capsorubin synthase, chromoplastic-like, whose amino-acid sequence MRALQMPPLITRKLLPSSSPPLSLPRSRPLPNKTIIRARSSKPQSFLDLSHEAKPECLAIDLQWHEPSNSSSYDAVIVGSGPAGLRLAERASAHGIRVCCIDPSPLSAWPNNYGVWVDEFEAMGLEGCLDKVWPMTTVFIDDRNTKHLGRPYGRVCRKRLKTQLLQGCASNGVKFHKAKAWKVEHKEFSSAVTCSDGSELKASMVVDATGFTSPFIEFEGPVRNHGYQIAHGILAEVEGHPFDTDKMVLMDWRDSHLGNEPWLRPRNDKLPTFLYAMPFDSKLIFLEETSLVSRPALPYVEVKRRMVARLRHLGIKVERVIEGERCLIPMGGPLPAIPRNLMGFGGSAGLVHPSTGYMVARTLALAPVVADAMAECLGSTRMIRGRQLYRRVWAALWTGERRRAREFYCFGMETLLRLDLKGTRRFFDAFFDLDPYHWEGFLSSRLSLGELLALSLSLFGHASNPSKFDIVTKCPAPLARLVVSLALQSM is encoded by the coding sequence ATGAGAGCTCTGCAGATGCCGCCTCTAATTACTCGCAAGCTCCTCCCCTCGAGCTCTCCGCCTCTCTCCCTTCCAAGATCCCGCCCACTTCCAAACAAAACCATCATCAGAGCTCGCAGCAGCAAACCGCAAAGCTTCTTGGATCTGAGCCACGAAGCCAAGCCAGAGTGTCTCGCCATCGACCTCCAATGGCACGAGCCATCGAACTCATCATCCTACGACGCGGTCATCGTAGGCTCCGGCCCAGCCGGCCTGCGCCTCGCCGAGCGAGCTTCCGCGCACGGCATTCGCGTCTGCTGCATCGACCCCTCGCCGCTCTCAGCGTGGCCCAACAACTATGGCGTTTGGGTTGATGAGTTCGAGGCTATGGGCCTCGAGGGCTGCCTCGATAAGGTGTGGCCAATGACGACTGTCTTCATTGACGATCGGAACACAAAGCATCTCGGCCGCCCTTATGGTAGAGTCTGTCGTAAAAGACTAAAGACGCAGCTGCTGCAAGGATGCGCCTCTAATGGGGTCAAGTTCCACAAGGCCAAGGcatggaaggtggagcacaaggAGTTCAGCTCCGCCGTGACGTGCTCCGATGGCTCCGAGCTGAAAGCTAGCATGGTCGTCGACGCCACCGGATTCACGAGTCCATTTATAGAGTTTGAGGGGCCGGTGAGGAACCACGGGTACCAGATTGCGCATGGGATACTCGCAGAGGTGGAGGGCCACCCTTTCGACACGGACAAGATGGTGCTCATGGACTGGAGGGACTCGCACTTAGGCAACGAGCCTTGGTTGAGGCCTCGGAACGACAAGCTCCCGACGTTCCTTTATGCGATGCCCTTCGACTCCAAGTTGATCTTCCTCGAAGAGACGTCGCTGGTGAGCCGGCCGGCGCTTCCATACGTTGAAGTGAAGAGGAGGATGGTGGCCAGGCTGAGACACCTTGGGATCAAGGTGGAGCGCGTGATCGAGGGTGAGAGGTGTTTGATTCCGATGGGCGGGCCGCTACCTGCCATTCCCCGGAATCTCATGGGGTTTGGCGGGTCCGCCGGACTGGTGCACCCGTCCACGGGGTACATGGTGGCAAGAACCTTGGCCTTGGCTCCGGTGGTTGCCGACGCTATGGCGGAGTGCTTGGGCTCGACAAGGATGATACGAGGGAGGCAGCTTTACAGAAGGGTGTGGGCTGCGCTGTGGACAGGGGAgaggaggagagctagggaGTTCTACTGCTTTGGGATGGAGACTCTGCTGAGGCTGGACTTGAAGGGCACAAGGAGGTTCTTTGATGCTTTCTTTGATCTGGATCCATACCATTGGGAAGGGTTCCTCTCTTCCAGGTTGTCCCTTGGGGAGCTGCTTGCTTTGAGCTTGTCTTTGTTTGGGCATGCATCAAATCCTTCCAAGTTTGACATTGTCACCAAGTGCCCTGCGCCTCTGGCTAGATTGGTGGTCAGTCTTGCTCTCCAGTCTATGTAG
- the LOC103703231 gene encoding uncharacterized protein LOC103703231, giving the protein MKEYVCSKDTNKQLKEQIAKTIECEVGTSAETMSMQVEISSSSTNLPPMIYSRLPLVPYAWPLWPSISPNARPCHDHDDSPSMFSGSVSQFYLPPSAWFYPLLHEVSGSCSQHSRSFTGRHEDPVSIRHASGQSYRALDCSKEINVSSPQTIAAEKEENTATSNQGLLGTIQTEHQMFKSLSR; this is encoded by the exons ATGAAAGAGTACGTTTGCTCGAAGGACACAAACAAACAACTAAAGGAGCAG ATCGCCAAGACAATCGAGTGTGAGGTTGGAACAAGTGCAGAGACCATGTCCATGCAGGTGGAGATATCATCTTCGTCGACTAATCTCCCACCAATGATATATAGCAGACTGCCTTTGGTGCCATATGCCTGGCCTCTCTGGCCTTCCATCTCTCCAAATGCTAGACCTTGCCATGATCATGATGATAGTCCTAGTATGTTTAGTGGATCAGTGTCACAATTCTATTTGCCACCCTCTGCTTGGTTTTATCCTTTACTACATGAGGTATCTGGATCCTGCTCTCAACATTCTCGTTCATTTACAGGAAGACATGAAGATCCTGTCAGCATACGGCATGCTTCAGGACAATCTTACAGAGCACTGGACTGCAGTAAGGAAATAAATGTTTCTTCGCCACAAACAATCGCCGCTGAGAAAGAGGAAAACACTGCTACAAGCAACCAAGGGTTGCTAGGAACAATCCAAACAGAGCATCAGATGTTCAAGTCCTTGTCCAGATAA